One stretch of Clostridium sp. Marseille-P299 DNA includes these proteins:
- a CDS encoding nucleoside hydrolase: MKKIIFDCDNTMGIKGCDVDDGLALLYLLGCKDATVCGITATYGNNKIDAVYSNIKEMQKEIGCEDITLKKGGSCPGDYRNEASEYLAEMASRYPGELSILATGSLTNLQGAYELEPNFYKYVKEIVLMGGITSPLVFEKKVMDELNFSCDPLATYHVLKYGHDVSVITGNNCLKVLFTKEEYKRELFNSEKRIAKYIREKTDYWFSYNQDGYGIKGFYNWDVTAAVYLMHPELFEKKERFFDLSKEDLTKGYLREENEGYTLNLPEIKDEMSFKRNIYDTWLEVPMAYK; the protein is encoded by the coding sequence ATGAAGAAAATTATATTTGATTGCGATAATACCATGGGAATTAAGGGATGTGATGTGGATGATGGATTGGCATTACTATATCTATTAGGCTGTAAGGATGCTACAGTTTGTGGAATCACCGCAACCTATGGCAACAACAAGATTGACGCAGTTTATTCGAATATAAAAGAGATGCAAAAGGAAATTGGATGTGAGGACATAACTTTAAAGAAGGGCGGAAGTTGTCCTGGTGATTATAGGAATGAAGCATCTGAATATCTGGCTGAGATGGCAAGTCGCTATCCAGGGGAATTATCCATTCTGGCTACTGGGTCTTTGACCAATTTGCAAGGCGCATATGAACTGGAACCTAATTTTTATAAATATGTAAAAGAGATTGTATTGATGGGTGGAATTACCTCTCCGCTGGTATTTGAAAAGAAAGTGATGGATGAGCTGAATTTTTCTTGCGATCCACTGGCCACATATCATGTTTTGAAATACGGACATGATGTATCCGTTATTACCGGTAATAATTGTTTGAAGGTTTTATTCACAAAAGAAGAGTATAAAAGGGAACTTTTTAACAGTGAAAAGAGAATTGCAAAATATATCAGGGAGAAAACCGACTACTGGTTTTCTTATAATCAGGATGGGTATGGAATTAAAGGATTCTATAACTGGGATGTTACGGCAGCGGTATATTTAATGCATCCTGAATTATTTGAAAAGAAGGAAAGATTTTTTGATCTTTCAAAGGAAGATTTAACGAAGGGATATTTAAGGGAAGAAAACGAAGGATATACCTTGAATTTGCCTGAAATAAAAGATGAAATGTCATTTAAACGCAATATATATGACACATGGCTTGAGGTACCAATGGCTTATAAATAA
- a CDS encoding ABC transporter ATP-binding protein, with protein sequence MSLVIKKLNVKLQKEDILHEVNMEIKDGEFISLLGASGCGKSTLLKSIAGLIEIESGEISVNEKSMKEIPPEKRGTVIVFQDLRLFPHMTVEKNIAFSMELKKIPKKIQKERVSQLLKEVQLEGFEKRKIREMSGGQLQRVALARALAAEPRVLLLDEPFSGLDGKLRIEMASLVKKLHETRCLTTILVTHDKQEALQLSDRIALMSEGRIIQYDVPHNILYHPKNQKVEEYIGKANCMIGTVKNGRFIGKACEWEADLEDGVYEVNIAVDGSGFTYFRKEISEN encoded by the coding sequence ATGAGTTTAGTCATTAAAAAATTAAATGTAAAATTACAAAAAGAAGACATTTTACATGAAGTGAATATGGAGATAAAAGACGGTGAATTTATATCTTTATTAGGGGCATCTGGTTGCGGTAAAAGTACACTTTTAAAGAGCATTGCCGGTCTGATTGAGATAGAATCAGGGGAGATTTCCGTAAATGAAAAATCTATGAAGGAAATACCACCTGAAAAAAGAGGGACTGTGATTGTATTTCAAGACCTGCGTCTTTTCCCTCATATGACAGTAGAAAAAAACATTGCATTTTCTATGGAACTTAAAAAGATACCTAAGAAGATTCAAAAAGAGCGGGTATCACAATTATTAAAAGAAGTTCAACTTGAGGGCTTTGAAAAGAGAAAGATACGAGAAATGTCAGGGGGGCAGCTGCAAAGAGTCGCACTGGCAAGAGCATTGGCTGCCGAGCCTAGAGTACTGCTCTTAGATGAACCCTTCTCAGGGCTGGATGGGAAGCTTCGGATAGAGATGGCTAGTTTAGTTAAGAAATTACATGAAACACGCTGTTTAACTACCATTTTAGTCACTCATGATAAGCAGGAAGCACTTCAGTTATCGGACCGAATTGCATTGATGAGTGAAGGAAGAATCATTCAATATGACGTTCCTCACAATATACTATATCATCCGAAAAATCAGAAGGTTGAAGAATATATTGGGAAGGCAAACTGCATGATAGGGACCGTTAAGAACGGCAGATTCATAGGTAAGGCCTGTGAATGGGAGGCTGACTTAGAGGATGGCGTTTATGAAGTGAATATTGCAGTGGATGGTTCAGGTTTTACTTATTTTCGAAAAGAGATAAGTGAGAACTAG
- a CDS encoding TVP38/TMEM64 family protein translates to MENKKGLTKLLLFTLLVIVIVTLNGCFGWSKYLSNMDNLSFLQEIVNNNFLVAIFIYIVLTIVGCVVFALPGITFAVIAGVLFGPVIGIFACLVATTLGAMLAFLTARFFLRDTIKPMLEKNSVLKKLLFLEDGKSDMLVLMITRMVPIFPYNLQNFAYGITDISFWKYSIFTFIFMLPGVSFFTIGAAGLTAGEEKWRYFLIAGILAFVVTGTGILIQRKFLKADKEEL, encoded by the coding sequence ATGGAAAATAAGAAAGGCTTAACAAAGCTTCTGTTATTTACGTTGCTTGTTATTGTTATTGTGACATTAAACGGCTGTTTTGGTTGGTCTAAGTATTTGAGCAACATGGACAACCTTTCCTTTTTACAGGAAATCGTCAATAATAATTTCTTAGTAGCCATTTTCATCTATATTGTGCTGACGATTGTCGGATGTGTGGTGTTTGCCCTTCCAGGCATTACATTTGCTGTTATAGCGGGGGTTTTGTTTGGACCTGTCATTGGTATATTTGCATGCCTTGTTGCCACCACTTTAGGAGCAATGTTAGCATTTTTAACTGCACGATTTTTTTTGAGGGACACAATTAAGCCGATGCTTGAGAAGAATAGTGTACTAAAAAAACTTCTATTTTTAGAAGATGGAAAGAGCGATATGCTCGTATTAATGATTACTAGAATGGTTCCAATTTTCCCATACAATTTGCAGAATTTCGCCTATGGGATTACTGATATTAGTTTTTGGAAATACTCAATCTTTACATTCATATTTATGCTTCCTGGAGTATCTTTTTTTACAATTGGAGCTGCGGGGCTTACGGCAGGTGAGGAAAAATGGAGATATTTTCTCATTGCAGGAATTCTTGCGTTTGTAGTTACTGGAACGGGAATTTTGATTCAAAGAAAGTTCCTAAAGGCTGATAAGGAAGAATTGTAA
- a CDS encoding ABC transporter permease, with protein MTGKKNKITTLILFTFALIILIPVFTIFIWVFVERWAWPDLLPQVFSTRAALEILSRKHQMVSLFMSSIFISTVVAALSVVIGTMTARAFVFYDFKGKGILYFLSILPFMVPATVFAMGIQVTFIKAGLNNTVYGVVIAQLIYSLPYAIRLLMDGTKGVGKGLEEQARVLGATPLKAFYKVSLPLLVPVMLSAFSMAYLVSFSQYFLTLLIGGGKVKTFTIVMVPYLQSGDRNIASVYSAVFLGITLVIFGLFEWVANKYSKNYKVDYYA; from the coding sequence ATGACAGGAAAGAAGAATAAAATTACTACATTAATATTATTCACATTTGCGCTTATCATTTTGATACCTGTTTTCACAATTTTCATTTGGGTATTTGTAGAACGCTGGGCATGGCCAGATTTGTTACCTCAGGTTTTTTCTACTCGTGCAGCACTAGAAATACTTAGTAGAAAACATCAGATGGTTTCGCTCTTTATGTCCAGTATATTCATATCTACTGTGGTAGCAGCCTTGTCAGTAGTGATAGGTACCATGACGGCAAGAGCATTTGTATTTTATGATTTTAAAGGAAAAGGAATACTTTATTTCCTATCGATTCTACCTTTTATGGTGCCAGCAACGGTATTCGCTATGGGGATACAGGTGACGTTTATTAAGGCAGGACTTAACAATACAGTGTATGGGGTAGTGATAGCCCAACTTATTTATTCCCTACCATATGCAATCAGGCTTTTGATGGATGGAACCAAGGGAGTAGGAAAAGGATTGGAAGAGCAGGCAAGAGTTCTTGGAGCAACACCCCTTAAGGCATTTTATAAGGTATCATTACCACTTTTAGTACCGGTGATGTTGTCAGCGTTTAGCATGGCATACCTTGTGTCTTTTAGTCAGTATTTTCTTACCTTATTAATTGGCGGAGGAAAGGTGAAAACCTTTACCATAGTGATGGTACCTTATTTGCAGAGCGGAGATAGAAATATTGCTTCGGTATATAGTGCTGTGTTTTTAGGCATAACACTCGTTATATTTGGACTATTTGAGTGGGTTGCAAATAAATACAGTAAAAACTACAAAGTAGATTATTATGCCTAA
- a CDS encoding (Fe-S)-binding protein, with protein sequence MKKEFHKSVDTNSCIHCGLCMKNCLFLDKYKIDIGAMKDFKELAYHCFLCGKCSEVCPKGIDGREVILQIRREQTEKNNGKLPVKGYNMLLGEKKNYLFRNYKQPGKSVLFPGCNFPSFYPRTTKRLVDLLKEKADIGVVFDCCGKPIAELGLYKQEKLLLDNLNDRLKKFNIQEVIMVCPNCYDFLEGKLQVKVVSIYEKLQELGIGQKIKGDIQVFRPCPDRKENRWLSWMNTYLNGEVHVIQEAQCCGLGGCAGVKEPELAKRMPKALKNYKHIYTYCGSCAGHLSRNGCENVSHILTEILGIHEDPDTEKSLMNRIKTKFW encoded by the coding sequence ATGAAAAAGGAATTTCATAAATCGGTAGATACAAATTCATGTATACATTGTGGTTTGTGTATGAAGAACTGTCTGTTTCTTGACAAGTATAAGATAGATATCGGTGCTATGAAAGATTTTAAAGAATTGGCTTATCACTGCTTTTTATGTGGAAAATGCTCTGAGGTTTGTCCAAAAGGAATTGATGGAAGAGAAGTTATTCTTCAAATACGTAGGGAGCAAACAGAAAAAAATAATGGAAAGTTACCTGTAAAGGGGTACAACATGCTTCTAGGTGAAAAGAAGAACTATCTCTTTCGGAATTATAAGCAGCCGGGAAAAAGTGTATTGTTTCCCGGTTGTAATTTTCCATCGTTTTATCCCAGAACCACAAAGAGGCTAGTTGATTTATTAAAAGAGAAGGCAGACATAGGTGTGGTATTTGATTGTTGTGGGAAACCAATCGCTGAATTGGGATTGTACAAGCAGGAGAAACTACTCTTAGATAATTTGAATGATAGATTGAAAAAGTTTAATATTCAGGAAGTAATTATGGTCTGTCCTAATTGTTATGACTTTTTAGAAGGAAAATTACAGGTTAAGGTAGTTAGTATTTATGAGAAGCTTCAAGAACTTGGAATTGGTCAGAAAATTAAAGGAGACATACAGGTCTTTAGACCTTGCCCAGATCGCAAAGAAAATAGGTGGCTTTCATGGATGAATACTTATCTAAACGGTGAGGTTCATGTCATACAGGAGGCACAGTGTTGTGGGCTTGGAGGCTGCGCTGGGGTGAAAGAGCCAGAGTTAGCAAAAAGAATGCCAAAAGCATTGAAAAATTATAAGCACATTTATACGTATTGTGGATCCTGTGCGGGGCATCTTAGTAGAAATGGATGTGAAAATGTGTCACACATTTTAACAGAAATTTTAGGGATTCACGAAGATCCAGATACAGAAAAGTCGCTAATGAATCGAATAAAAACAAAGTTCTGGTAA
- a CDS encoding TVP38/TMEM64 family protein, producing MEKNALKKRKWVTKVVMLAFFVAAVLMYFFIPSVNKNFNSILKMFASGDFKVLRTFVESYGPYAVLVSFLLMILQSIAAPLPAFLITFANANLFGWWQGAILSWVSSMVGAAICFFIARILGRDVVEKLTSKTGIKQIDDFFKKHGRMSILIARLLPFISFDIVSYASGLTSMSFGGFIVATGIGQLPATVIYSYVGGMLTGGAQMFVTALLILFALSALIVLFRQLYIERQKRHGNNGK from the coding sequence ATGGAGAAGAATGCATTAAAAAAGAGAAAATGGGTGACCAAGGTCGTTATGCTTGCCTTTTTTGTGGCGGCAGTACTGATGTATTTTTTTATACCATCAGTAAATAAGAATTTTAATAGTATATTAAAGATGTTCGCAAGCGGTGATTTTAAGGTACTTAGAACGTTCGTTGAGTCTTATGGACCGTATGCAGTATTGGTATCATTTTTATTGATGATATTACAATCCATAGCGGCACCGTTGCCAGCTTTCTTAATTACATTTGCAAATGCCAATCTATTTGGCTGGTGGCAGGGGGCAATTTTATCCTGGGTGAGTTCTATGGTGGGAGCAGCTATTTGCTTCTTTATTGCAAGAATTTTGGGACGTGATGTAGTAGAAAAATTGACAAGTAAAACAGGAATAAAACAAATTGATGATTTTTTCAAAAAGCATGGTCGTATGAGTATATTAATTGCTAGATTACTTCCTTTTATCTCTTTTGATATCGTTAGCTATGCGTCAGGGCTTACGTCTATGTCATTTGGTGGCTTTATAGTTGCAACTGGGATTGGTCAATTACCTGCAACCGTTATTTACTCTTATGTGGGAGGAATGCTAACTGGTGGTGCACAGATGTTTGTAACAGCATTACTGATTTTGTTTGCACTGTCTGCATTGATTGTTTTATTCCGCCAGCTTTACATAGAACGTCAGAAGAGGCACGGTAACAATGGAAAATAA
- a CDS encoding ABC transporter permease: MWKKSAPYRLLIPQIILSIIFLIGLISAIAQSLGVIPAFGLTEPTLKYYKEILRNPSTMRSIEYSLRIAFISSVLATFIGVVICAVIVMSRRTKGSYMRIVQLPIVVPHVVVALFTINILSQNGMVARIFYSLGIIKEQQQFPMFMYDSYGIGIILAYLWKEVPFIIYFIIALMSNINDKLGEAARNLGASRWTSFYKVTLPLCKNSILSGFLIIFVFSLGAYELPAILGATMPRALPVQAYIEYIHPNLKNRPYAMALNGIIIIISCISACIYYILMEKKIRRLNQRKQGKE, encoded by the coding sequence ATGTGGAAGAAGTCAGCTCCCTACAGATTGTTAATACCGCAGATAATATTATCAATAATATTTTTAATCGGATTAATAAGTGCAATTGCTCAGAGCCTTGGGGTGATTCCTGCATTTGGATTAACGGAACCAACACTTAAGTATTATAAAGAGATTTTAAGAAATCCAAGTACAATGAGGTCCATTGAATATAGTCTTAGGATTGCTTTTATTTCTTCTGTACTAGCAACGTTCATTGGTGTAGTTATATGTGCTGTGATTGTTATGAGCCGCAGAACAAAAGGGAGTTACATGAGAATTGTGCAACTGCCTATTGTGGTGCCTCATGTAGTGGTAGCGTTATTTACAATTAATATATTATCTCAAAATGGAATGGTAGCCAGAATTTTTTATTCTTTAGGAATTATTAAGGAACAGCAGCAATTTCCAATGTTTATGTATGATTCTTATGGGATAGGAATTATTCTGGCTTATCTGTGGAAAGAGGTTCCCTTTATTATATATTTTATTATTGCTTTAATGTCGAATATCAATGATAAATTAGGTGAAGCAGCTAGGAATTTGGGGGCTAGTAGATGGACGTCCTTTTATAAGGTAACATTACCGCTTTGTAAAAATTCAATCCTAAGTGGATTCCTTATTATATTTGTCTTTTCGTTAGGAGCATATGAGCTGCCCGCGATTCTTGGAGCAACAATGCCAAGAGCACTTCCCGTACAGGCATATATTGAGTATATTCATCCGAATTTAAAGAACAGACCTTATGCTATGGCTTTAAATGGAATCATTATTATTATCTCATGTATCAGTGCGTGTATTTACTATATACTAATGGAAAAAAAGATCAGGAGATTGAACCAAAGAAAGCAGGGAAAAGAATGA
- a CDS encoding sulfurtransferase, giving the protein MKKRVLKVLLCAAMASVLVTGCTAATKENDATQQKEESNVTADAVDTRKVYVTPQWVQSVIDGNQKESENYIILECSWGTEEDSVTYKEGHIPGSVHMNTDNVESEEYWNLREPEEFVALMSEFGITKDTTVICYSDTGSNSADDRVAFSMLWAGVENVKCLDGGMEAWVKADYAIEKESNKPSKTEEDFGVTIPAHPEYILSIDEVKDKLENDENFKLVSIRSKQEFLGETSGYGYIDRAGEPKGAIWGHDTDDGSYNNEDGTTVGIDVLEGYLQESGASLDNELSFYCGTGWRATIPFLICYENSYENVSLYDGGWNQWQMNDELPVQVGDPNSDDCVYTTVGELSTDKAAK; this is encoded by the coding sequence ATGAAGAAGAGAGTATTAAAAGTATTATTATGCGCAGCAATGGCAAGTGTGTTGGTAACTGGTTGCACAGCGGCTACAAAGGAAAACGATGCAACACAGCAAAAAGAAGAAAGCAATGTAACAGCGGATGCAGTAGATACTAGAAAAGTGTATGTGACACCACAATGGGTACAGAGTGTTATTGATGGAAATCAAAAGGAATCGGAAAATTATATTATTCTTGAATGTTCATGGGGTACAGAAGAAGATAGCGTCACATATAAGGAAGGTCATATTCCAGGATCCGTTCATATGAATACAGACAATGTTGAGTCAGAAGAGTACTGGAATTTAAGAGAGCCAGAAGAATTTGTAGCGTTGATGTCAGAGTTTGGTATTACAAAAGATACAACAGTGATTTGTTATAGTGATACAGGTTCAAATTCAGCCGATGATAGAGTTGCATTTTCTATGCTTTGGGCAGGAGTTGAAAATGTTAAATGTTTAGATGGTGGAATGGAAGCCTGGGTAAAGGCTGATTATGCAATAGAAAAAGAAAGTAATAAGCCAAGTAAAACAGAAGAAGATTTTGGAGTTACCATTCCTGCACATCCTGAGTATATACTTTCTATTGATGAAGTAAAAGATAAGCTTGAAAATGATGAAAATTTCAAGTTAGTTAGTATTCGAAGTAAACAAGAATTTCTAGGTGAGACAAGCGGCTACGGATACATTGATAGAGCTGGAGAGCCAAAAGGTGCAATTTGGGGACATGATACCGATGACGGATCTTATAATAACGAAGATGGAACTACAGTAGGAATTGATGTGTTAGAGGGATACTTACAAGAATCTGGCGCTTCTTTAGATAATGAACTATCTTTCTATTGTGGTACAGGATGGAGAGCAACAATTCCATTTTTAATCTGTTATGAGAATTCTTATGAAAATGTCTCTTTATACGATGGAGGTTGGAATCAATGGCAGATGAATGATGAGCTTCCAGTTCAGGTAGGAGATCCAAATAGTGATGATTGTGTATATACTACAGTAGGAGAGCTATCAACGGATAAAGCAGCAAAATAA
- a CDS encoding rhodanese-like domain-containing protein, which translates to MKKKVMSLGFAVVLSLSLLVGCNSKEGAKVSDDGYQYVSASETVKLAKDGSGHVLDVREWSTYEEGRVVGSEWCPIFPLEEEALADEMATYAKENLNDGEKIYIICNSGQRGAQKATEVLTEAGIDASLIYTVEGGAKALAKEKNALTTDRSDETIEWQYISGEEALQNADAQIIDVRDDENYNAGHLKGSIHSDLTDFDDAKAQTALYNLAEEKLDKEKPVYFLCYSGNKCAKAGVSVLKDAGFDVDNLYIIEDGAKGAAVQAAFVQE; encoded by the coding sequence ATGAAGAAAAAAGTAATGAGTTTAGGGTTCGCAGTGGTATTATCATTATCCTTATTGGTAGGATGTAATTCTAAGGAGGGTGCTAAGGTTTCAGACGACGGATATCAGTATGTGTCAGCTTCTGAAACTGTGAAGTTAGCGAAAGATGGAAGCGGACATGTATTAGATGTACGTGAATGGAGTACATATGAAGAAGGAAGAGTTGTAGGCTCTGAGTGGTGTCCGATTTTTCCTTTAGAAGAGGAAGCCCTTGCAGATGAAATGGCTACTTATGCAAAAGAAAATTTAAATGATGGCGAAAAAATCTATATTATTTGTAATAGTGGACAAAGAGGGGCACAGAAAGCAACAGAAGTGTTAACAGAAGCAGGTATTGACGCATCTTTAATCTATACAGTTGAAGGTGGAGCAAAAGCATTGGCGAAAGAGAAGAATGCACTTACAACAGATCGTTCTGATGAAACTATTGAATGGCAGTATATAAGTGGTGAAGAAGCATTACAAAATGCGGATGCTCAAATCATTGATGTACGTGATGATGAGAATTATAATGCAGGACATTTAAAAGGCTCTATTCATAGTGATTTAACAGATTTTGATGATGCAAAAGCACAGACAGCATTGTATAATTTGGCTGAAGAAAAATTAGATAAAGAGAAACCAGTTTACTTCTTATGTTACAGTGGTAATAAATGTGCCAAAGCAGGTGTTTCTGTATTAAAAGATGCAGGATTTGATGTAGACAATTTATATATTATTGAAGATGGAGCAAAGGGAGCAGCAGTACAGGCAGCTTTTGTACAGGAGTAA
- a CDS encoding ABC transporter substrate-binding protein: MKKKLFTMFMLTVLLFSMAACSKKENNTKEMETDIADMTFEEMVESAKGTTVTFYGWGGDEQLNQWLDNEFAPLMKEKYDITMERVPMDIDQVLSQLSGEVQAGKEKGSIDMIWINGENFQSAKENNMLYGPFVDKLPNYNEYIDTESEDVTLDFAYPIEGFEAPYGKAQIVMIADTAVVTELPTSTEALMEFVKKNPGKVTYPALPDFTGSAFVRNVIYDICGYEQFLTMEADKEVVKEAIEPALEYLRQLNPYLWNQGTTFPNSSTTLDNMFADGEVLLNMSYDAYGTAIKIENGTYTETTQTFQFDKGTIGNTNFMAIAVNAPNKAGAMVAINEMISPEVQADRYDELKVLPVVDYDKLNDTQKEAFDKVDLGKGTIPQDELLEKRLPEMKAELVPIIEEIWEEEVVGK, encoded by the coding sequence ATGAAAAAGAAATTGTTTACAATGTTTATGCTTACAGTACTGCTATTTTCTATGGCAGCTTGCTCAAAGAAAGAGAATAATACAAAGGAAATGGAAACAGATATCGCTGATATGACCTTTGAAGAAATGGTAGAGTCAGCAAAAGGAACCACAGTTACGTTTTACGGGTGGGGTGGAGATGAACAGCTTAATCAGTGGCTTGATAATGAATTTGCACCACTTATGAAAGAAAAATATGATATTACCATGGAACGTGTACCTATGGACATTGATCAGGTACTTAGCCAACTCTCTGGTGAAGTACAGGCAGGGAAAGAAAAAGGAAGTATTGATATGATTTGGATCAATGGTGAGAATTTTCAATCTGCAAAAGAAAATAATATGCTTTACGGTCCATTTGTAGATAAACTTCCGAATTATAACGAGTATATCGATACAGAATCAGAAGATGTTACATTAGATTTTGCATACCCGATTGAGGGATTTGAGGCACCATATGGAAAGGCACAGATTGTCATGATTGCAGATACTGCTGTTGTTACTGAATTGCCAACCAGCACTGAGGCATTAATGGAATTTGTGAAAAAGAATCCGGGGAAGGTGACATATCCAGCCCTTCCAGATTTTACAGGAAGTGCATTTGTGCGTAACGTTATTTATGATATCTGTGGATATGAACAGTTTCTTACGATGGAAGCAGATAAAGAAGTGGTAAAAGAAGCCATAGAACCAGCGCTTGAATATTTAAGACAGTTAAATCCATATTTATGGAATCAGGGAACTACATTTCCGAATTCTTCAACCACACTGGATAACATGTTTGCAGATGGTGAAGTGTTACTAAATATGAGCTATGATGCATATGGGACAGCGATAAAGATAGAAAATGGAACGTATACTGAAACGACTCAGACATTTCAGTTTGACAAGGGCACCATTGGAAATACTAACTTTATGGCAATCGCAGTGAATGCACCAAACAAAGCTGGAGCCATGGTAGCCATTAATGAAATGATTTCTCCTGAAGTTCAGGCAGACCGATATGATGAGTTGAAAGTACTTCCGGTAGTGGATTACGATAAATTAAATGATACACAAAAAGAAGCTTTTGATAAAGTAGATCTAGGAAAAGGAACAATTCCTCAAGATGAACTTCTTGAAAAACGTTTACCAGAGATGAAGGCTGAATTAGTACCTATCATTGAAGAAATATGGGAAGAAGAGGTAGTTGGGAAGTAA
- a CDS encoding aminoglycoside phosphotransferase family protein, with translation MDKIKGLRDYLEQSSLKDVLEIPKEERIVYKELAQGEYNINYVFEHPVTKKKMVLRVNTGSQMNLLNQIQYEYDALEFLKESGRTPRPFYVDGSKEFLDYGVMVMEFLEGRSLNYKTDLPLAAECLADIHSVPILGHKGLLSPPNPLKAILDECHAMVQTYYDSPLGSIKIKKQIEKMLKYGEEKLASEGVYTGYHCCINTELNSGNFLINGYGKSNYLVDWEKPLSGNPVQDLGHFLAPTTTFWKTDIILSQKEIDEFVQAYLMAVDGRFMIENLKEQLELFISITCLRGITWCAMAWVQYQEPGRLIRNQDTFHKLEDYLNEDFLVRIERQYFKP, from the coding sequence ATGGACAAGATTAAGGGGTTAAGAGACTATCTTGAGCAGAGTAGTTTAAAGGATGTGTTAGAAATTCCGAAAGAAGAAAGAATCGTATATAAAGAATTGGCTCAAGGTGAATATAATATTAACTATGTTTTTGAGCATCCGGTGACGAAGAAGAAGATGGTCCTTCGAGTAAACACAGGGAGCCAAATGAATCTTTTAAATCAAATACAATATGAATATGATGCTCTTGAATTTTTAAAGGAATCTGGACGAACCCCGAGACCTTTCTATGTAGATGGAAGCAAAGAATTCCTAGATTATGGTGTCATGGTTATGGAATTTTTAGAAGGAAGAAGTTTAAATTATAAAACGGATCTTCCTCTTGCAGCAGAATGTTTGGCTGATATTCATAGTGTTCCGATATTAGGTCATAAAGGGCTTTTATCGCCACCAAATCCTCTTAAGGCTATCTTAGATGAATGCCATGCTATGGTTCAAACATATTATGATTCGCCTCTTGGTAGTATTAAGATTAAGAAACAAATTGAAAAAATGTTAAAGTATGGTGAGGAAAAATTAGCTTCCGAGGGTGTTTATACAGGATATCACTGTTGCATTAACACGGAACTTAATTCAGGAAATTTCCTTATAAACGGTTATGGGAAATCTAATTATCTGGTGGACTGGGAGAAGCCTTTATCGGGGAATCCAGTACAGGATTTGGGACATTTTCTAGCTCCTACCACTACTTTTTGGAAGACGGATATTATTCTTTCTCAAAAAGAAATAGATGAGTTTGTACAAGCGTATCTTATGGCTGTGGATGGACGATTTATGATAGAGAACTTGAAAGAACAGTTAGAACTTTTTATATCAATTACCTGTCTTCGAGGGATTACATGGTGCGCTATGGCGTGGGTGCAATACCAAGAACCAGGACGACTCATACGTAATCAAGATACATTCCATAAACTTGAGGATTATTTAAATGAAGATTTTTTGGTTCGTATTGAAAGACAGTATTTTAAACCTTAA